ttctctttttttcaaagatttggagtggtttaaaagaatttttatttatttttttcatttgaaatatatttgggtgacttggtacacctaaacTCAATTCCAAGTAGCGACtctctttttcttaaaaaaaaacctttttagactattattttagACCCAAATCGTTGCATATTCTAaagaattaatctttcctacactgacagtatatacactatcagcgttggatgattgacaactatgcaaaatttgaatttgaaattcaacttttgcacacgtgtcatgaatccaacgatgatagtgtatacaccgtcagtaTAGGAAAAATTTACTCTATTCTAAATCTCATTTTAGAtcccttttctttattttttaaaatcaaaaactcatttttaaaacaccttttctctttttcttttcaaaaataggGCACGACAAGCATCATAGTTGGGGGTCTAACATTGATGATAAAGATTTTGTATTAGAAGATAAAGATGATGAATCTGATCATGAATATAAAGGTGATTCTGATTCTGGAAAATTCTCAGAAAAAGACTCAGATTATGAGCAAAATTATGATGACAATGACTATtaagaaaatattgataataaTTTAGAATGGTTAGGGATAGAAAATCACAAGAAAAAGCAACTTAAGAGGAATGAAAAAAAACAGAAATATGTAGAGGAAACTAGGAGACAAATGGTGAATAATTCTGATATTAATGATGACAACTCCGACATAGATGTTGCACTAGATTCAGGTTCAGATATTAATAGTCACCAAGGTTCAGATAAAAAGGGTCATTCAAGACCCCCCTTATGTATGACCCTAAGGATACGGATAATCCCAAACTTGAACTTAGATAGGTATTTACCACATTCAAGGAGTTTAAAGAGGCAGTTAGATCCTGGAATATCAAGTGGGGTAGACCATTTAAATTCATCAAGAGTGATACCATTAGAGTTAGAGCAATTTGTCCTAAAAAAAGGATGTAATTGATGCATATATGCCAAGAAGATGAAAGGTGATGGCTGATTGGAAGTTAGAACATTCCAGAATAAGCACAAGTGTGGGTTTTCATATCATAAGAAGAGTGTCAAATCTGGGTAGGTTGGTAGAAAATCTGTTGACGCATTTAGGGAGAATCCCAAGCTGGATTATTCTAGTGATAggttgtcgagcctgtgcaataataaaaacctactCGAACAAAAATTAACTTCTGTAAATAgtggtgagcagggtcgaatccacagggactgggagtaattgttccTTTTGAAATTCAAACTAACAAGGGGGTGATTTTGTATAAATGATGACAATTAAAGCAgttcaaataaaaatagatagctaaccaaaaattaaatgacaatttaCTAGAATTGGAGTAGTAATAATTAAAGGtatagccaagaaataacttcagtaatggttcacctaattgatcatcgatacaaaggcaattccaattatttactaacaAATAGGTtctaactgccaaacaagcgatgacagtcaacccctccttattgtgtcggtgattaaggtacgcccgttaatcactgctctaattgagaaataatcctaggtacgcccgtaagatttaattccctaactgccttacgtattagaggaacTCTATTTTAATCAAATAActcactaccagggttattttaggttagcccgcgtattcccctgacacgaACCCAATCACgccagttgtcactaattcagagcaattaaacaattacggatttaacgccccaattgacaataaattcccaaattaactaattatccggatccaaaacaatcaattaattgaacAATCGTAAGCGCTTTAATCAgggaatatgcaaataccaataaataaaaaaaatgaaattagttcgatctcacaattttcaGGTGTCCCAAAGCATcagttgttccttgactagaaaaagggatttagttcattgttgatGAGAAAAACCCATACAAAACTGAAGCAACAGTCGCGGCCATTGTCCTTGCTCGCGAGAATTCAATTTGACCGAATGATGAAAGAAAACGAGAAACTACAGTGAATGATTCAGTTGTTTCTAATTGTCCCTGGCATACGAGGAGGAAAGCTACTGAAAGAaacgaaaaaaggaaaagtccAAAGCAAAAGCTCCAAAGATAGTACTAGTTCTCTACTCCTAATTCCTATCTAAATCTTCCTATTGCTATGCGGTGGGCccgaagagaaagaaagagtccAGTCTTCTACCGCCTCTCCGTCTCTCCTCTGTTCGGCAATTGCCAAAAGGGGAAgagttttccttttccaaaaatgcccctggaGTACCAAGGCAGAGTTGACTTGTTCACCCTCGTTTTTCTGCTGCTACAATTCTTTTCCGGATAACCgtcaaattggcacttgttatgatATTCCTGCTCTACTCCCTGTAGTAAATGcaaatttttaaaagtgagtagaatctgacAATTAATCCATATTAGATAAGGTAACGGgagaaattaattataaaataaataataaaattgcaacctatcatcTAGCTTCAAAAATCTGGTAATGAAAGAGAACAAGTGCTATTTGAGTAGACATCAAGGCTATAGAGCTAAAAAAATTAGTAGGGAGTTGGCCCAAGGTAGTGATGTGGACCAGTACAATAAGTTGCCCAAGTATATCAATGAAATCTTGAGAAGTAACCCAGACAGTATTGTAGTAATAAAGGTGGCAGATGACTACtgtgattcaatcaccaaacaAGGAAAATTTCAAAGATTGTACATGTGCTTTGCTGGGGTGAAAAAAGGATTTTAAGATGCTTGTAGGCCTGTGTTTGGGTTAGATGGGACTTTTCTCAAAGGTGCAGTTGGTGGAGTATTGCTGACAGCAGTTGAAATTGATCCAAATAATGGTTTGTATCCAATTTCTTATTCTAGAGAAACTAAGGATTCCTGGATTTGGTTTCTAACTTTACTTAAGAAGGatctaaaaattgaaaaagactATGAATGGACCATAATGAGTGACAAGCAGAAGGGCATAATCCAGGCATGTGAAACAGTTTTTTCAGGGGCTGATCACAAATTTTGTGTGAAGCATATGCACAACAATATGGCAATTGCTGGATTCAAAGGGGTAGCCATGAGGCAAGCTCTATAGAATAAAGCTAGGGCAATTACTCATACACAATTCATAAGAAGAATGGAGGCCATAGAAAAATTGGATGTTGAGGCAATTAAGTGGTTAGAGGACAAGAATCCAGCAGAGTGGAGTAGATGACACTTCAAAACATTCCTTAAGTGTGACATGCTGTTGAATAACATATGTGAATCatttaacaataaaatattAGATGCTAGGGAGGGTTCCATTGTTGTCATGATGGAGACACTAAGGCATTTTGCCATGCAAAGAAGGCAGGAAAATAGAGATAGAGTAAGGGAAAAGTAGAGTAAATTTGATTTCTGTCCAAAAAAAGGATAAGGGTCAATATTGACAAGGCAACTTACTATGTGTCTTACAAATCAAATGATGTGAGTTTTGAAGTTGCTTGTCCTTATAATGAAAAGTGGGCAGTCCATATTAAGGATAGGACTTGCTTATGCAGGAAATAGGATTGACTGGGATACCATGTGCTCATGCAATTTCAGCTTTGTGGATTGCTATGAAGGACCCTAAGCAGTACGTTGATGACGGTTATAGTGTTAAAACATATCTTAAATGTTATGGCCCCTACATTTTACAAGTGAATGGAGAGAATGAGTGGGAAGATATAGATCTTCAAGCACCCCTCCCACCAACTTATGGAAGAGCACTAGGAAGACCAAAGAAACAGAGGAGAAAATCTGCTGATGAGATACAACAAACAAAGGAGCAGTGCAAGAAGGTAAGAAGATTTGATGAAATCTGTAAATGTTCATTTTGTGGTGAGTAATGCCATAACACACAGACATGCAAACTTAGACAAGAAGCAAGTGCTGCAGCCAGTCAAATGAGTGAACAGGGGCAGGAAACACAAGCAAATTGGGATATGAGTCTCTCGCAACTAGATGACATGATGGTAGACAACCATGTAAGTAATAATTCCTAATTTGTGTAGACAGATATAGTAATGATCGTAACATTGCAGCAGCTAATGCATTTTATACTATGTTGTAGGTTAGGGGCAACACTTTAAATGCAAAGACGACAACAACATCAAGAAAATTTGTTGTAATTTCATTACTTAATGTACATTTAGTTTATTGCTTCTTGTGAGTTCAATATTTAGTGGTTTAATGCTATTGTATTATAGGGAAATggcatcaaatgaagtgcaaagcaaatagactcatcATAGAACAACCTAGCAACTAGTGATGACAACATAATATCTTCTATCCCTACTACTCAACCAAACCTGCATGAAATTTTTGGGATCCCAGAAACTTTTGTAGCACATAGTAGTCAACCAGTTGGCCAAGGACGATCTGTACCTTTTAGGATTAGAGATGTTCAAATCCACCTTGCAATGGCTACGACCTCAGGCCTGAATGCTAGTGCGGACTAGAGTGTGACCTATAATGACAAAAGGAAAGCCAATGTCAACTAATTGATGATCTTGTAGCTAGCTTAATATTGCTAATCAGCACCTTTTGGATGGTTGTGTTGTTGAATTTGAAATATGTTATTGTCAGATTAGTAGCTTTTGTACATTGGTATTTTGGAACTCATGTATCTTGAGAACAAGCCAGCGTGAACTTGACATTTTGAAGTTTGTAATCATTTTTGGCAAATGATAAAACAGTGCCTATTTGATGGTCGTAATGAATTCTGAAATATATCTTTTGTACATCGGATCCAAGTTAGCAATGAAttctatttttatcttttggtaTGTTaccatttgttttgttttactaTCCAGCATTACACATGTGCTCTTCCAAGCTAGGATTCATGATTTTGTCGTCGAATGGCTCTTTCACTCAACCTCTCAAATTGTATTCATTTTCCAAGGATAACTTAACAATGAGATAACTTGCAAATGAACAGTAAAAAACAACTAATTGATGATCTATACAACATCCAATATATTCATTCATTCAAAACGTACAGCCTGTACTAGCTTGATAGTAGATTACAACTTACACATTCACCTATTCCAACAAAAAAGACCAAAGAATCCAGATGAATGTCTTTCAACTCTAAGTTTAAACCACAACAAATTATCCTAACACCTAACGTAGTTTCCTTTTGCTAATTGATACCAAGACTGTCCAAACTTCTGCCCTTTACACTAGCAACACAATAACCAGTAGAAGTACTAGCAAGAAAATTGCCAACaataaattttctttctcttggtcTTAGCCTTTCAATAGGAGCATTCTTAGAGTTCATGCTCCGTAACAGTCCAGGAATTAGAGCTGTTGACCTTCTACATATTATCGGATCATGCTATTCAAAATAATTGCAACCTTTTCCTCCATCATCCTTCATAGCCAACATCATAAAGCTTTAGCACAAAAGTCAGAAAGAGAGACAGCGACACAAAAGCTGAAATCAGAAACAGAGACAACCATACCTTCTTGATTGTACAAGTGAAATATCTTCTCCCAGGATTGTTGTCTGTCTAAGAAGTAACCATTATTGCTCATTGCTTGCAGTTGCAATTTTTCATTGGTTCCATGAGAAGTTAAATTGAGAATAGAAGAAGGTTGATACAAAGTTTTTGCCCAGATCTTGTAActtttttgtcaaaatgagaaatttttCTTGTCTGATTAGAATGGAATTGAGGCTCCTAGGGTTTGTTCTTGagttggaagaaagaagatgaggAAAGAATGAAGTAGAGGGCGTCGCCATCCCTCTTTATTCTGTGATTTATTTCCACTAATGATTACTAAATTTAGCCTTTTATGTCTTTATTTAACAAAACAAAAGGCAAGAGAAAActgaaaatatttaaaaatgcatttcagaaattaaaaaaaattaaaaaaaaaggattttagGTGCCGGCACATGATCTCACGTGACTTGGTTCCAGCTGAAATTAAAGAAATTCTGCCAATTCTCCACTTTCGCACAAAATTGAATATTTTGGGGACCAAAATTGATTTGTGAAATAGATTGGGGACTAATTCTGTGCATGGACTATAgattagggaccaaatttaCAATTTTCCCTTCCAATCCTATCTTCTTCTTATAACCAGTCAACTAAAAATTCATCAACCGTAAATAGGTATTGATGTAGACTAAATTGAGCAGAAAAAGACAGCAATTATAGCTAAATATCGTCAATATCCATAATATGACAAATTGAAGCACTCAAACGGCAACATTTCCTTAATTCAAAtagaaaatgtaaaatggaGCAATTTGGAACGATTTCCTTCAAAAAATGAACATCTAAAAATTTTCTTAACGAGTGCCCAATTCACATTCATTGGACATTAATTTTCAACTAGTTAAATATTGGCTAAAATTTTCCTAAATTAACAATGTATATAAGCAAAATTATATGCATGCAACATGTTCAAATTTTAgagtttaaattcaaattttgcatgtaTATCCTATATCCAGGTTACTAATTTATATTCTATTAGTGTATGAAAAAATAATcctaaaatattttcttagtctTTTAATTCTAGATCTGGTCGTGTTACTGGATTTGCCTATGGGGTAGAGAGAGAGGGAGGTGGGAGAGGGAAAAGGAGGAGGGGAGAGGAGAG
This portion of the Coffea eugenioides isolate CCC68of chromosome 11, Ceug_1.0, whole genome shotgun sequence genome encodes:
- the LOC113751872 gene encoding uncharacterized protein LOC113751872 → MKENKCYLSRHQGYRAKKISRELAQGSDVDQYNKLPKYINEILRSNPDSIVVIKVADDYYGTFLKGAVGGVLLTAVEIDPNNGLYPISYSRETKDSWIWFLTLLKKDLKIEKDYEWTIMSDKQKGIIQACETVFSGADHKFCVKHMHNNMAIAGFKGEIGLTGIPCAHAISALWIAMKDPKQYVDDGYSVKTYLKCYGPYILQVNGENEWEDIDLQAPLPPTYGRALGRPKKQRRKSADEIQQTKEQCKKTCKLRQEASAAASQMSEQGQETQANWDMSLSQLDDMMVDNHVRGNTLNAKTTTTSRKFVGNGIK